In Silene latifolia isolate original U9 population chromosome 3, ASM4854445v1, whole genome shotgun sequence, a single window of DNA contains:
- the LOC141649383 gene encoding uncharacterized protein LOC141649383: MDTFNDCLSTCGMMDIAATGAFFTWTNKQESGHMKYSRLDRFLVNQEWVDVFPDMHAHFHPEGLMDHTPCIVRNVTLDGRRANSFKYFNMWSDAPNFLDTVKSYWNQQIDGTKMFRVVKKLKALKGGLKNLNKECFSEVELNASKASHYLEEIQLQIQDNYDKPDLIALELQAMENVRFWTKARDSFLQQKAKSQWIDEGDSNTAYFHNVIKKRCLRNKIVQIEDQYGTLCTDTVSIQNAFLQFYQGLLGSKKETDNVRMEVLQTGSFCSDQH, encoded by the coding sequence ATGGATACTTTCAATGATTGCTTATCAACCTGTGGTATGATGGATATTGCAGCCACTGGTGCCTTCTTCACTTGGACAAATAAGCAAGAGTCTGGTCACATGAAGTATAGCAGATTGGATAGATTTTTGGTCAATCAGGAGTGGGTAGATGTGTTCCCTGATATGCATGCACATTTTCATCCGGAAGGGCTCATGGACCATACTCCCTGCATTGTTAGAAATGTGACTTTGGATGGAAGGAGAGCCAATAGCtttaagtattttaatatgtggagtgATGCTCCTAACTTTCTTGACACAGTAAAGAGTTATTGGAATCAGCAGATTGATGGTACTAAGATGTTTAGGGTGGTTAAGAAGTTGAAAGCTCTAAAAGGAGGCCTTAAAAATCTTAACAAGGAGTGTTTCTCAGAAGTTGAGCTCAATGCAAGCAAAGCCAGTCACTATCTTGAGGAGATTCAATTGCAAATTCAGGATAATTATGATAAGCCTGATCTCATTGCTCTTGAATTGCAGGCTATGGAAAATGTGAGATTCTGGACtaaagctagggatagctttctaCAACAAAAGGCTAAGTCTCAATGGATTGATGAAGGAGATAGCAATACTGCTTACTTTCATAATGTTATTAAGAAAAGATGCCTAAGAAACAAGATAGTGCAGATTGAAGATCAGTATGGTACACTGTGTACTGATACTGTCAGCATTCAGAATGCTTTCCTGCAATTTTATCAGGGCCTGCTAGGCAGTAAAAAGGAGACTGATAATGTGAGAATGGAGGTATTACAGACTGGTTCCTTTTGCAGTGATCAGCATTAG